One genomic window of Choloepus didactylus isolate mChoDid1 chromosome 27, mChoDid1.pri, whole genome shotgun sequence includes the following:
- the LOC119521299 gene encoding zinc finger protein 84-like, with protein sequence MREGRGDPRISTSSFTRNLLVELQRRVERVKNRKDVRLAGCVHGQQKMAKSQESLSFKDVAVVFTCEEWKLLDPVQKNLYKEVMLENYSHLVSVGYQVAKEDAVLQLEQGKRWILEEEIQSQIYPEDAWKVDGHIDCHQENQGNIETMESDHNCNAFGKTSHLSSNLEIPLVQRSHTFDAQGKHLKPNLEYIIQNRNYAGNEAGLNDHDKLFFHTNHEKIHTGEKLSECNECVKPFIHKSQLIKHWKTQLGEKQYNCSECGKAFSQKSDLIKHQRTHTGEKPYGCSKCQKVFSQNSHLLLHQRSHTAEKPYVCNKCGKAFTGKSCLNKHQRSHTEEKHFECCICQKGFSDKSQLDLHQRIHTGEKPYRCSECQKSFSNKSQLIIHQRTHTGEKPYGCSECGKTFPLKFSLILHQKTHTGEKPYGCSECGKAFIQRSELIRHQRTHTGEKPYNCSECGKGFSVKSLLNTHWRTHTGEKPYGCSECGKTFSIKFSLILHQRTHTGEKPYECSLCQKAFTQKSHLTIHQRSHTGEKPYECSECQKAFSRKSSLLIHQRIHSGEKPYECNECGKTLSHKFSLIIHQRIHTGEKPYGCSKCGKTFPIKFSLVLHQKTHAGEKPYECS encoded by the exons atgagggaaggaagaggagaccCTAGGATCAGCACTTCATCCTTCACCAGAAACCTCTTAGTAGAGCTTCAGAGAAGAGTAGAAAGAGTTAAGAATAGAAAAGATGTTAGACTTGCTGGCTGTGTCCACGGGCAGCAGAAAATGGCTAAGTCCCAG GAGTCACTGTCATTCAAGGATGTGGCTGTGGTCTTCACCTGTGAGGAGTGGAAGCTCCTGGACCCTGTTCAGAAGAACCTCTACAAAGAAGTCATGTTGGAGAATTATAGCCACCTAGTATCAGTGG GGTACCAAGTTGCAAAAGAAGATGCAGTCTTACAGCTGGAGCAAGGAAAACGATGGATATTAGAGGAAGAAATCCAGAGTCAGATTTATCCAG AAGATGCCTGGAAAGTTGATGGTCATATAGACTGTCACCAAGAAAACCAAGGCAACATTGAAACAATGGAAAGTGACCACAACTGTAATGCCTTTGGAAAAACATCTCATCTGAGCTCAAACCTAGAGATTCCTTTAGTACAACGATCTCATACATTTGACGCACAAGGAAAACATTTGAAACCTAATCTAGAATACATTATTCAAAATAGAAACTATGCAGGAAATGAAGCTGGACTTAATGACCAtgacaaattattttttcatactaatcatgagaaaattcatactggagaaaaacTCAGTGAATGTAACGAATGTGTAAAGCCTTTCATTCATAAATCACAGCTCATTAAACACTGGAAAACTCAATTAGGAGAGAAACAATATAACtgtagtgaatgtgggaaagctttctcccagaagtcAGACCTCATTAAACatcagagaacacacactggagagaaaccctatggaTGCAGTAAATGTCAGAAAGTATTCAGCCAGAATTCCCATCTCCTTCTACATCAGAGATCTCATACTGCAGAGAAGCCTTACGTGTGCAataaatgtgggaaagcctttaccGGTAAGTCATGCCTTAATAAACATCAGCGGTCTCACACAGAAGAGAAACACTTTGAGTGCTGTATATGTCAGAAGGGCTTCAGTGATAAGTCACAACTGGATTTGCACcaaagaattcatactggagagaaaccctatagaTGCAGTGAATGTCAGAAAAGCTTCAGCAATAAGTCACAACTCATTatccatcagagaactcacacaggagagaaaccctatggttgcagtgaatgtgggaaaacaTTTCCCCTTAaatttagcctcattttacatcAGAAAACTCATACAGGAGAAAAACCATATGgatgcagtgaatgtgggaaagccttcatccAGAGGTCTGAGCTTATTagacatcagagaactcacacaggagaAAAGCCTTATAATTGTAGTGAATGTGGAAAAGGCTTTAGTGTAAAGTCACTCCTCAATACCCACTGGAGAAcacatacaggagagaaaccttatggATGCAGTGAATGTGGCAAAACATTCTCCATCAAGTTCAGTCTCATTCTACACCAAAGAACTCATACAGGTGAAAAACCCTATGAGTGTAGTCTGTGTCAGAAAGCTTTCACCCAAAAGTCACACCTCACTATTCATCAGAGgtctcatactggagagaaaccttatgaatgcagTGAATGTCAGAAAGCCTTCAGCCGAAAGTCATCTCTCCTCATTCATCAGAGAATTCACtcaggagagaaaccttatgagtGCAACGAATGTGGAAAAACTCTCTCTCACAAGTTTAGCCTCATTATTCATCAGCGAAtccatacaggagagaaaccgtATGGATGCAGCAAATGTGGGAAAACTTTCCCCATCAAGTTTAGCCTTGTTTTACATCAGAAAACTCATgcaggagagaaaccttatgaatgtagtTAA